The genomic interval GCTCATGCTGGAGCCGGTGGCCGCCGCCACCCCCCGGGCGCCCAGCCGCTCGCCGGTCACGTGCCCCAGGGCGGCGGCGGCCACCGGCTCCAGCATGAGCAGCAGCGAGGTCCGGGTGGGCCCGACGCGGCGCTGGCCCCACACCTGCAGCGAGAAGGCGAGGGCCGACACCGCCGCCCCGGTGAAGGCGGCGGCCAGCCACGCCTCGGCCGGGAAGGCGTAGCCGCCGAGGAACAGCCCGGGCACCGCGCACAGCGCGCCGACGACGAGCAGTTGCACGGCGGTGAGGCGGACGGTGTCGTGGCGAGGCGCCAGCTCGGCCAGCAGCACGATGTGGACGGCGAAGGCGACGGCGCACCCGAGGGTGAGCAGCTCACCCCGCCCGACGCCGGCGCCCTCACCGGTGAGCAGCACCAGCCCGGCGGCGGCGACCACGACACCTGCCGACGTCGCCCCACCCGGGCGCCGGCGCAGCACGAGCGACGAGATCACGGGGACGATCACCACCAGGAGGTAGGTGACGAAGGCCGACACGGGCGCCGTCGTGTACTGGAGGCCCGCCGTCTGGAACAGGTAGCCGGCGAGAAGGACGAGGCCGCACACCACGCCCGCCCCGACCACACCGGAGCGCGCCCCCACCGCCCCTGCCCTGGCGGCATCGCGGTCGCGGCCGGGCGCCAGGGCGAACGGCGCCAGGACGGCCGCGCCGACGAGGAAGCGAACGGCCAGGAAGGGGACGACGGCCACCTCGGCCACCGCGTCGCGCACGACCACGAACGTCGTGCCGAACAACAGGGCGGCGGCGAGCACGGCGGCGTGGGCCCCCAGCACGCCGCCGCCCACCGGCGATGCCGCCGGCGCCGGCGTCAACCGCGGTAGCGGTTGGTGATGGGGACGCGGCGGTCCTTGCCGAAGGCCTTGGGCGTCACCCGCACCCCGGGTGGCGTCTGCCGGCGCTTGTACTCGGCCACGTCGACCAGGCGGACGACCCGGCGGACGACGTCGACGTCGTACCCGGCCTCGACCAGCTCGCCGGCCGTGAGGTCGCGCTCGACGTACGCCTCCAGGATGGGGTCGAGCACGTCGTAGGCCGGGAGCGAGTCGTCGTCGCGCTGGCCCTCCTTCAGCTCGGCCGACGGCGGCTTGGTGAGGACGGCCTCGGGGATCACCTGCCGCCCCGCCCGTTCGTTGACGCGCCGGCACAGCGCGTACACGAGCGTCTTGGGCACGTCCTTGATGACGGCGAAGCCCCCGGCGGTGTCGCCGTAGAGCGTTGAGTAGCCCACCGCCATCTCGCTCTTGTTGCCGGTGGTGAGCACCATCCAGCCGAGCTTGTTGGACAGGGCCATCAGCACCGTGCCCCGGATGCGGGACTGGAGGTTCTCCTCGGTGATGTCCTCGTCGAGCCCGGCGAACGACGGGGCCAGCATGTCGAGCAGGGCGGCGTGGGCGGGCTCGATGGCGATCACCCGCAGGTCGATGCCGAGGGCGTCGGCCAGCAGCCGGGCGTCGCCCTTCGATCCCTCGCTCGAGTACCGCGACGGCATGGACACGCCGTGCACGTGCCCGGGGCCGAGGGCGTCCACGGCCACGGCGGCCACGAGGGACGAGTCGATGCCGCCCGACAGGCCGATCACCACGTCGGTGAAGCCGTTCTTGCGGACGTAGTCGCGTGTGCCGGTGACCAGCGCCCGGTGCACCTCGTCCACCGGGTCGAGCGGCGGCGCCACCGACGGCTCGATGCGCCGCTCCTGGGGAGCCGGCGCGTCGGTCACCACCACCGTCTCCAGGGCGGGGGCGCTGGCCCGGCCGCGCGGGTCGATGAGGCGCTTGCGGAACACCGGGTGGACGTCGAGGTCGACGACG from Acidimicrobiales bacterium carries:
- a CDS encoding DMT family transporter, whose translation is MTPAPAASPVGGGVLGAHAAVLAAALLFGTTFVVVRDAVAEVAVVPFLAVRFLVGAAVLAPFALAPGRDRDAARAGAVGARSGVVGAGVVCGLVLLAGYLFQTAGLQYTTAPVSAFVTYLLVVIVPVISSLVLRRRPGGATSAGVVVAAAGLVLLTGEGAGVGRGELLTLGCAVAFAVHIVLLAELAPRHDTVRLTAVQLLVVGALCAVPGLFLGGYAFPAEAWLAAAFTGAAVSALAFSLQVWGQRRVGPTRTSLLLMLEPVAAAALGHVTGERLGARGVAAATGSSMS
- a CDS encoding NAD+ synthase encodes the protein MGRLRVAACQVNVVVGDLDGNVDCILAALEKAEAAGADVAVFPELAVTGYPPEDLLLKPGFVEDNLEALHKLAARTGRCAAVVGFVDRRRDLFNAAAVCAFGTVQGTYHKRVLPNYAVFDEQRYFSAGTEPLRLFEIAGVPCGISICEDSWAPSGPIAEHAAGGAELVLNLNASPFYRGRVGERERMLATRAADASCALVYVNQVGGQDELVFDGASMVLDADGRIVASAPQFEQTVLVVDLDVHPVFRKRLIDPRGRASAPALETVVVTDAPAPQERRIEPSVAPPLDPVDEVHRALVTGTRDYVRKNGFTDVVIGLSGGIDSSLVAAVAVDALGPGHVHGVSMPSRYSSEGSKGDARLLADALGIDLRVIAIEPAHAALLDMLAPSFAGLDEDITEENLQSRIRGTVLMALSNKLGWMVLTTGNKSEMAVGYSTLYGDTAGGFAVIKDVPKTLVYALCRRVNERAGRQVIPEAVLTKPPSAELKEGQRDDDSLPAYDVLDPILEAYVERDLTAGELVEAGYDVDVVRRVVRLVDVAEYKRRQTPPGVRVTPKAFGKDRRVPITNRYRG